The Canis lupus dingo isolate Sandy chromosome 26, ASM325472v2, whole genome shotgun sequence genome has a segment encoding these proteins:
- the LOC112676603 gene encoding uncharacterized protein LOC112676603 isoform X1 gives MQLVPSLCRRGRGAAGGGVGIEGGFLQRAITAAGPAPGQTLNFVFCLAITIRIIFGLPGGHGLQSAPRRMRSRAFARSWKRAGCSCETYCVDAPGGAAEGRAGPARERASERAPARARPGALSTAASTPTPHPHSGPPRAGFLAFGGDPDRRVQKRRPQTPSCHAHTHPENPGVKLRLDKTSSGEEGRAGFAAAKREAHLQAPGEGLSSVIVQRGTETRN, from the exons ATGCAACTCGTCCCCAGCCTGtgccggcgggggcggggtgcCGCGGGTGGCGGGGTGGGGATAGAAGGGGGGTTTCTGCAGAGAGCAATCACAGCGGCCGGGCCTGCACCGGGGCAGACgctcaattttgttttttgtttggcaATAACGATTCGCATTATTTTTGGTCTCCCCGGTGGGCACGGACTTCAAAGCGCCCCGCGGCGGATGCGCTCTCGGGCTTTTGCGCGCAGCTGGAAACGCGCTGGGTGCAGTTGCGAAACGTACTGCGTAGACGCCCCCGGCGGCGCGGCGGAGGGAAGAGCCGGGCCTGCCCgggagcgagcgagcgagcgagcgccGGCCCGCGCGAGG ccCGGGGCCTTGAGCACCGCAGCCAGTACCCCCACACCACACCCCCATTCTGGGCCTCCTAGAGCTGGGTTTCTGGCCTTTGGAGGCGATCCCGACAGAAGGGTCCAGAAGCGGAGACCCCAGACGCCCAGCtgccatgcacacacacacccggaAAACCCTGGGGTGAAACTGAG GTTGGACAAGACCAGTTCAGGGGAAGAAGGACGTGCGGGTTTTGCAGCAGCCAAGAGAGAAGCCCATCTCCAG GCTCCTGGAGAAGGGCTGTCTTCTGTTATAGTACAAAGAGGAACAGAGACCAGGAATTGA
- the LOC112676603 gene encoding uncharacterized protein LOC112676603 isoform X2 yields MQLVPSLCRRGRGAAGGGVGIEGGFLQRAITAAGPAPGQTLNFVFCLAITIRIIFGLPGGHGLQSAPRRMRSRAFARSWKRAGCSCETYCVDAPGGAAEGRAGPARERASERAPARARPGALSTAASTPTPHPHSGPPRAGFLAFGGDPDRRVQKRRPQTPSCHAHTHPENPGVKLRLDKTSSGEEGRAGFAAAKREAHLQTLSC; encoded by the exons ATGCAACTCGTCCCCAGCCTGtgccggcgggggcggggtgcCGCGGGTGGCGGGGTGGGGATAGAAGGGGGGTTTCTGCAGAGAGCAATCACAGCGGCCGGGCCTGCACCGGGGCAGACgctcaattttgttttttgtttggcaATAACGATTCGCATTATTTTTGGTCTCCCCGGTGGGCACGGACTTCAAAGCGCCCCGCGGCGGATGCGCTCTCGGGCTTTTGCGCGCAGCTGGAAACGCGCTGGGTGCAGTTGCGAAACGTACTGCGTAGACGCCCCCGGCGGCGCGGCGGAGGGAAGAGCCGGGCCTGCCCgggagcgagcgagcgagcgagcgccGGCCCGCGCGAGG ccCGGGGCCTTGAGCACCGCAGCCAGTACCCCCACACCACACCCCCATTCTGGGCCTCCTAGAGCTGGGTTTCTGGCCTTTGGAGGCGATCCCGACAGAAGGGTCCAGAAGCGGAGACCCCAGACGCCCAGCtgccatgcacacacacacccggaAAACCCTGGGGTGAAACTGAG GTTGGACAAGACCAGTTCAGGGGAAGAAGGACGTGCGGGTTTTGCAGCAGCCAAGAGAGAAGCCCATCTCCAG ACTCTAAGCTGCTGA